The genomic stretch GCATGATGGGGGAAAATAACACTGATAGGGTCAAGACAATGCTAGGCAACACCAGATGATCTTTTTGCTCTATCATGTTGCTGTTCTTTACGCTTAAAGGCTTTGTTTCTCGTTTTCTCTGCAACGCGGCTTATCCCCCCAAAAGAATTTTCTTCCCCTCACTATTTGCCCCCCGTATTTGCTCCCCCCCTCAATATTTACTCCAAGTGCTTTTTACAATCACTGTCCCCCAAAAGTAGACAGTTTATTTTTCATTCAAATGGTTAAGTTCATGAAAATAGGTAAAAAACGCGGTAGACCGAGAATAACCGGCAAACAGAGAGAGCCCAATGGCCGTATTTCACGTGCCAAAGGCGCCGGCAAATCGGCGCCTCAAACAGCCATTGAAATGCGTGCAAAACACTTTGGGTTGAGCCTTGAAGAAGCGAAAAATCCGCTTGTGGGGACCTATATTGGGCGTCTTTGTTTGCTTGGCTATAAAGAGGATTCATCAGGCATCAGTAAAGAGCAATATGACACAGCGCAACAATACTTGCAAATCAGAAACGACTATTTATGTGCCAAAGGTTTACCAAACGGTTATTATGATGGCTTTAAGCACAGTGCATCCGATGAGAAAGCCAAAAAGCAATGGGTTGAAAGAGCAACCCAACGCTATGAAGCGATGCAAGAAGCCATTAAAGAAGCCCAATATCTGCATCGTCAACACAATTTTCATGCGGCATTACAATATCTTGTAAGTGAAGATCAACCACTGCCAACGCTTGTTGGCTCACTGCGTATTATTCTTGATGCCCTTGATAAACATTTTGACTGTTCCAACCCAAAGAGCATTCGCTAAAAAACACCACTATCGTCCCCCTCAAAGGTTAAAGCGTCTAAAACCCTACGCCTCATTTGTAAAGCCTCCTCTTCGTCCAAGAAGCATTTGAGAACATGAGAGAGCTTCTTACATCGGATTTGCGGGGCTTAAAGCACACCAAACAAGCCTCAAAATCACCTCACACCTTTAAAAAAACATTACAGCCGCTCCCCAAGAAACAGATGCTCTCAAAGGACAATATTTTACGCTAGAACAAGACAGTTCCTCATACTCTTTTGTTGGAACAAGCCGCGTCCCTCCACTCCCAGCGAAGATAACAGCCCCCTAGATCTCAATCGCCCCCACAATCCTCTTCTCTCCAATACCAGCCAATCAAAGGTTCCATTCCCTCCATAAACCAAACCACCAGCCGATAGAATTTCCCCTTCCAACATCACCATCAACAAGCTCTCCACCTCACCCTTCTTTTCTTAAAAAAATGTTCTTTGCCCCACCCAAAAGCTTCATCAAAAAAAATCTCTCTATAAAAATTCCCATGTAAGACAACATATTTTGTGAGAGACACCCTATAAATGCACTTTTTTCTTTCGCTTTTTTTCCACGATAAAAAAGGACAAATCATGGTTTTTCTGTTGACAGAAGATGAAAAATCGTATTTAATGACAGGTGCGGTAAAGGGGTATTTGCGTCTTAATTTCATCATTAAATCACCATTCATCTTTGTGTTGTGAGAAATTGTTGAGAGACTGTTGTAAAATCTGTTCTAAAACAGTGTGTTTTGCAACATTGTATAAAGTTGTATGAAATTTTACTGTTTAAGAAGTTCAAAAGTTTGCTGCAAAAATTGATTGTTTGACGGTGTCTTTCGTCCTTTTTTAACTTCCAGCTTTTTTATGGTCTTTGTTTTGCCTCACCAAAAGCAGGAGAGAGAAAACTGACACCACGCCCCTTCTCATAAAGCGCCCGCAACAAAACACCGCCTTCCCCCTATAAAACACCCCCCATCCTCCCTTAAAGCACCGATGCAAGAGATGACAGCAACGCTGAGCAATAACACAAACAGCAAGAAGATGAACACAGCGATCTCTGTTGACACAGAGTAGTTAGCCGCCCCACACTGCAAAGCCCCACACCACAAAAGATGAATATTACTCCCGTTGCTTTATAAAAAAACGACGCCTTTCACGCCAAGGTGCACTTGAAATCCATAACCCTTTCCCCTTAAAACTTTTCCATAAAGCACCATAAACGAGCTTTAAAAGATCCCCTGCGCCCTAAAAACACATCCACCTATCAAAGAGGCAACCCCTTTCAAAGGACAGAGTTTTAGAACATAACAAACCAGTCCCCCCTTTTCAGTCACCCCTCTGTTAAAAAAAACCACTCCCCTCATACACCTTGCTCCTCCTGTTGCCCCACTGCTGATGGTGTGCGACAACCTGAACACTTGAGATTCACAGAGCGCACTTACCCTTTCATCCGATTTGCGAACCTTAAAAACCCGCTAGAGCTTAAAATGTTCTTAAAAAAATAGGCATTGTTGTATAACAAACACCGATTGCGGATAATTTCATTTTTTCACAGGGAAAACTGTTAAAAAAGGTTGTCATCTCTTCATTGAAATGAGCCATGCAATAGAAATAACTTAAAATATAAAGATAACGTTGCCCTCTAGACTTCTGACAATTTTTCCAGATTTTACAACTGTAAAAAATCCGCAGATTTTTAAAATTAAGAAAGCTTTTGGTTTTAAAAGCCTGCTTATAAAAACACCAAAAGTACGATTTTTTCCTTAATGTTCAAGAGTCCAAGACTTTCTTTCAAAACATCATTTGGTCAAAATATCAGAAAATAATATAGCCTATCGATCATCAAGAAAAAGGTTGATATGATGAAACCACAAGATTCACAAGACTCCCCCCCTCATTCCTCACAAATACCGGAAGGTGCAAGTGCACAAATACCAGAAGGTGCAAGCGCAGATGCCTCATTAGAAAGCCTTGCAACACATTTAGAACAGCTTAATATCGAAAAAATAAATTATACCCCTTTCAACCGTGCGGAATTAAAAGATATCATTGCAGGTTTAGAACAGCATAATGCCGATGGAAGTTGGATTAAAAACTATTATGATATTTTAGATCTTTACATGATGCCCGCTTTGGTTGATCAAGCAAATCGTAAATATCCAGAGATGAATCTCAAACTTACAAGCCCTCCTAACGGCTTTGCCCTCGCCCTCAAAGACACACTCGAGAGCGGCGTAAAATCTTCCAGATTTATTGTTAATGCACATGATAGGGGTATCCATTTTGCGGTTGTTGATCATCAAACCATTGATGATAAAATATCTTTGATCTTTTTTGAACCGACCTCACTGCGTGACACACTTCCCGCATTACTCGCATTAAGAACGCGACAATCCCTTGAGCATTACCCATTTCCTCCTATTCATTTTGCCATGGCGGAAATGGACATTCAACGAAGCTCCTCTGAATGTGGGATGTTCAGTTTGAGCCTTGCTAAAAAGCTTCATAACGAATCCGCTAAATTAGAAAGACTGCACAAAGATAATGTTAAGGGCGTATTATTTGAGCCAGACACGCCTTTACCGGCTGAAAAGTTAGATCCCTATCTTCCTCCTCGTTTATATAAACACGTACAAGGAAGAAGACGCCTTATGGAATATTTACAATCCAATCCGGGTTCTGAACATGAAACAGTCAACAAAAAAGGTGAAACTCTTGTCGAGAGATTTGAGAAAAACTTAGAAACAGCAGAGGGAAAAACTGTTTCTGTTTCACAACATAGAAAAAGAGCAACAGAATACAAATCTCTGATGATGTAATTTAAGACGTTTTTATTTTATCCCTATTCCATATCCATAAAGAATGAAGCAATGCTGCTTTACGGCTAAGATTGCGATAAGCAAAAAGTTTTTTCCATTTGTAAGATAAAGAGACAAGAAATTTGTCTTCTTAAAGACAGACCGTCATTATTCTATCAAAATTTTATAAAAATCAGCCCAGAGCCCATATTTTAAAACTTTGAAGCAACAAAAAGCACGCGCAAGTTTTGGAAAGCCCCGCCTCTACTTTCTTACAAAAACAGCTAAAAAATGATCTTTTTTCCTTAATTTTCAAGCGCCAAAGGGTTTCTTTCAAAACATCATTTGGTCAGAATTTAAGAAAATAATATTGCCGATCGCCCCTCAAGAGAAAGGTTAATAGTATGAAACCTCAAGATTCAAAAGACATCTCCTCTCGTTCCTCACCAACACAAGAAGGAGCAAGTGCACAAGGAGAAGCCAGCGCGGAAGAATCTTTAGAAGAGCTTATTGCCCGTTTAATGCACAGTTCCGTTCAAACAGAAGAAGAACATGTTGCCCCTAGTTCTGAAGAATTACAAACTATTATTACAGGCTTAGAAGATGATCTTGCCACGGGTCATTGGATTAACTCTTATTATGAAGATACCGATATTAGAGTGATGCCCGCTCTCGTCAAAAAAGCCAACAGCAAATATCCGGACATGAATCTCAAATTGGCTCTTACAGCAGAAGAGTTTTCTCACGCAATAAAAGAAGTCGTTGAGAGCGACGCAAAATCTGCCCGATTTATCGTCAATTCAGGAAGCAAAATCCACTTTGCCGTCCTTGACTATCAAAAATTTGATGACAAAATCTCTTTGATTATGCTTGAACCGACAACATTTCAAAATATCGCTGCTGCGAAACTAGGGATAAAAATAAATCAAACCCTGGAAACTCTTCAACTGCCTCCTTATTCTTTTACCATGGCGGAAATGGATATTCAACGAAGCTCTTCTGAATGTGGGATGTTCAGTTTAAGCCTTGCCAAAAAGCTTCATACCGAATCTCAAAAATTAGAAAGACTGCATAAGGATAATGTTAAGGGTGTCTTATGTGACCCCAATTCATCTTTATCTGCTGAAAAATTAGATTCCTATCTACCCGTTAGTTTGTACAAGCATGCGCAAGGGCGAAGACGTCTTGAACAATATCTAAAAACCAATCCGCAAGCGATTGATGAAACAGTCAACAAAAAAGGTGAAACTATAAGAGAGAGATTTGAAAAAAACTTAAAGGAAGAAGGAGCAAAAAACGTCTCTGTTTCTCCCCATAAAAAAAGGATTACGGAATACAAATCTTTAATGATGTAATTGACATTTTTTCTCTATTCGCTCTTCATCAAAGAACGAAGCGATGCTATTTTACAGCGAAGATTTCTCTAAGCAAACCAGCTTTCGTGTTCGTAAAACAAAAAGAGCAAACAACGTGCTTTTTAAAAGCCCCC from Bartonella kosoyi encodes the following:
- a CDS encoding YopJ/AvrA family T3SS effector serine/threonine acetyltransferase, encoding MKPQDSQDSPPHSSQIPEGASAQIPEGASADASLESLATHLEQLNIEKINYTPFNRAELKDIIAGLEQHNADGSWIKNYYDILDLYMMPALVDQANRKYPEMNLKLTSPPNGFALALKDTLESGVKSSRFIVNAHDRGIHFAVVDHQTIDDKISLIFFEPTSLRDTLPALLALRTRQSLEHYPFPPIHFAMAEMDIQRSSSECGMFSLSLAKKLHNESAKLERLHKDNVKGVLFEPDTPLPAEKLDPYLPPRLYKHVQGRRRLMEYLQSNPGSEHETVNKKGETLVERFEKNLETAEGKTVSVSQHRKRATEYKSLMM
- a CDS encoding YopJ/AvrA family T3SS effector serine/threonine acetyltransferase, coding for MKPQDSKDISSRSSPTQEGASAQGEASAEESLEELIARLMHSSVQTEEEHVAPSSEELQTIITGLEDDLATGHWINSYYEDTDIRVMPALVKKANSKYPDMNLKLALTAEEFSHAIKEVVESDAKSARFIVNSGSKIHFAVLDYQKFDDKISLIMLEPTTFQNIAAAKLGIKINQTLETLQLPPYSFTMAEMDIQRSSSECGMFSLSLAKKLHTESQKLERLHKDNVKGVLCDPNSSLSAEKLDSYLPVSLYKHAQGRRRLEQYLKTNPQAIDETVNKKGETIRERFEKNLKEEGAKNVSVSPHKKRITEYKSLMM